One region of Limnospira fusiformis SAG 85.79 genomic DNA includes:
- a CDS encoding hybrid sensor histidine kinase/response regulator has translation MDDSLNKQLERERLLNQVTTQIRQSLDLSVILSTAVQQLREFLQVDRLVIYQLNSYQVQTGDHTKDLSPDVDEPDLNTEIPVPQADRHDQIHGSITYEAKSSDAIASLLDWEEADRCFAQVPEYQQYYQKSIIHCIPNIKLYYQSSPELYSILQQKQVTAQLVAPILVQKQLWGILIAHQCFSDRQWKESEQKFISKITQHLSIAIYQAQLYAQVQQQKQTLERRVKERTQALHDALLAAQCANRAKSEFLATMSHELRTPLTHVIGISSTLLRLYSQPDNFPALPLEKQKHYLQTIHDSGENLLALINDILDLSQVESGKTVLKFSEFSLQKLAQQCLHTLRDFAKEKGVNVNLQIKVDQDLFRADYRRVRQILLNLLSNAIKFTPKGGRVTLTVSRKDKTAIFQVKDTGIGISKEQQSLLFEKFQQLDSPYRRQYGGTGLGLALTKQLVELHGGSIQFESEVGLGTKFTVYIPIQPLINKSSSNYKTSLPSMYTDTPQGRLVLIEDDEETATLICELLTAAGYQVVWLMDGLTALATIQLLKPDAIFIDLHISGQDGYDIVRHLREDATTQKIKIVALTTNSDEQEQSLQFGVDKCLNKPILPNQLLNQVESLNLGMGTKNYD, from the coding sequence GTGGATGATTCCCTAAATAAGCAACTGGAAAGAGAGCGACTTTTAAATCAAGTGACGACCCAGATTCGCCAGAGTCTTGACCTGTCGGTGATTTTGTCAACTGCAGTCCAACAGTTGCGGGAATTTTTGCAGGTTGATCGCCTGGTGATTTATCAGTTAAACAGCTATCAGGTCCAGACTGGTGATCATACTAAAGACCTATCTCCTGATGTAGATGAACCTGACCTAAATACCGAAATTCCCGTCCCTCAAGCCGATCGCCATGATCAGATTCATGGAAGTATTACCTATGAGGCTAAATCTTCCGATGCGATCGCCTCACTCCTAGACTGGGAAGAAGCCGATCGCTGCTTTGCTCAAGTTCCCGAATATCAACAATACTATCAAAAATCTATCATCCACTGCATCCCCAATATCAAACTCTACTATCAATCATCCCCCGAATTGTATTCAATTTTACAACAAAAGCAGGTGACGGCGCAACTGGTGGCTCCAATTTTAGTACAAAAACAGCTTTGGGGTATATTAATTGCTCATCAGTGTTTTAGCGATCGTCAATGGAAAGAAAGCGAGCAAAAATTTATTAGTAAAATCACTCAACATCTATCGATCGCTATCTATCAAGCCCAACTATACGCCCAAGTTCAGCAACAAAAACAAACCTTAGAAAGACGGGTGAAAGAACGCACCCAAGCGCTTCATGATGCCCTCTTAGCCGCTCAATGTGCCAACCGTGCTAAAAGTGAATTTTTAGCCACTATGAGTCATGAATTACGAACACCCTTAACCCATGTAATTGGGATTTCATCGACTTTATTAAGGTTATATAGTCAGCCGGATAATTTTCCAGCCCTACCCCTAGAAAAGCAAAAACATTATCTGCAAACTATTCACGATAGCGGCGAAAATTTACTGGCTTTGATTAATGATATTCTCGATTTGTCCCAAGTTGAATCCGGTAAAACCGTCCTAAAATTCAGCGAATTTTCCCTACAAAAACTCGCTCAACAATGTTTACATACTTTGCGAGATTTTGCTAAAGAAAAAGGAGTTAATGTCAACTTACAAATTAAGGTTGATCAAGACCTTTTTCGGGCAGACTATCGCCGGGTTAGACAAATTTTGCTCAACCTATTAAGCAATGCTATTAAGTTTACGCCTAAAGGTGGTCGCGTTACCCTCACAGTTTCCCGGAAAGACAAAACGGCTATCTTTCAAGTTAAAGATACTGGTATCGGCATTTCTAAGGAACAACAATCCCTATTATTTGAGAAGTTTCAACAATTAGATTCTCCCTACCGTCGCCAATATGGTGGGACGGGTTTAGGGTTGGCTTTGACTAAGCAATTGGTAGAGTTGCATGGGGGTAGCATTCAGTTTGAATCGGAAGTTGGCTTAGGTACTAAATTTACAGTCTACATCCCTATTCAACCTTTAATTAACAAAAGTAGTTCTAATTACAAAACCTCCCTACCTTCTATGTATACAGATACTCCTCAAGGTAGATTAGTCTTGATTGAAGATGATGAGGAAACTGCTACTTTAATCTGTGAATTACTCACAGCGGCTGGTTATCAAGTGGTATGGTTAATGGATGGTTTAACGGCTTTGGCAACTATTCAACTTCTCAAACCAGATGCAATTTTCATAGATTTACATATTTCTGGACAAGATGGTTATGATATTGTTCGTCATCTTAGGGAAGATGCCACTACCCAAAAAATTAAAATTGTTGCCCTTACTACCAACAGCGATGAACAGGAACAATCCTTACAATTCGGGGTTGATAAATGTTTGAATAAACCTATATTACCTAATCAACTACTTAATCAAGTTGAATCGTTAAACTTGGGGATGGGGACAAAGAATTATGATTAA